In the Geoalkalibacter sp. genome, GACGGTATTGCCCCCAATCCGCACAAAACGGGCGCAACCAGGGAGCACGTGGATGAACAGCCTGAAAGCCTTTTATCAGTTTTTGGAAGAGAACTTCTTTAATTCCGTGGGCAAAAAGCTCGCAGGCAACCTGGCGTTTCTGTTTTTTTTGCAGGCGACAAGCCTCGCCGCGCTGCTTTTCTGGCTCAAGGCCGGTCAAGGCGCCCTGCCCAGCGGCGAGGCGGCGGACGGGGTCGCCGCGCTGCTCGACGGCGGCACCCGCCTGGTGCTGATTCTAATGGGCGTCTCTTCGGTGCTGTTCGTTCTCAACTTCCTGTTCCTGCGCTTTCTCATCCGTCAACCCGTGCGCCAGATCAACGCCGTGCTGCAACAGATCGCCAGCGCCCAGGGAGATCTTTCCGCACAGCTCCAGGCCACCAGTCGCGACGAAATCGGCGAACTGGCCGACAATTGCAACGCGGCGCTCACCAAATTGCGCAACATGTTTCTCGATGTGCGCCAGATGGGCGTGGGCATCGCGGTCAATGCCGCGCAGCTTGGCGCGCGCGTCGACGCCGCGACGGGCAACGCCCGGCGCCAGGAGGAACTGGCCCAGGATATTTTTGCCAGCAGCAACGAATCCAAGGCCGCCCACGATGAGATCGCCGATCGCACCCAGCGCATCTGCACCTCGACCTCGCACAATCTCGATGCCGCGCGCGGCACCGCCGCCGAACTCGCCGAGGTCGCCGACAAGATCCATCGCATGGGCGAGCAGGTCAGCGCCAATCTGCAAACCGTCGCGCGACTGGACGACGAATCGCAGCAAATCCAGAAAATCATCGCCCTGATCCGCTCCATCTCCGCCCAAACCTCGCTGCTCGCCCTCAACGCGGCCATCGAGGCGGCGCGCGCCGGACAGGCCGGCAAGGGTTTTTCCATCGTCGCCGACGAGGTGAAGAAGCTGGCCGGGCAGGTCGACAAGGCCAGTACCGAAATCGAGGAAAAGGTCGGCGGCATGCTTGAGCAGATCCGCACGTCCCTGGAGCAGTCTCGCGCCATCGGCCACTTTGCCGACCAGAGCCGCGCGGTGGTCAGCCGCGCCTGCGCTGGCTTTGAAGCCATGGTGCGCGATTTCGAGGAAAACGATGCCCAGTTGCAGGGGATCAGCGCCTCCGTCGAAGAGTTGTCGGCGGCCAACGAGGAAATTCATGCCAAGGTGGGTTCCATCAATCAGGCCAGCCGCGAGGTCGGCGGACTCATGGGCGCGGCGGAGCGCGCAGGCGCCTCGCTCAAGCACACCACGGAAAGCCTGCTGGAAGTCGTTGCCGGCT is a window encoding:
- a CDS encoding methyl-accepting chemotaxis protein — its product is MNSLKAFYQFLEENFFNSVGKKLAGNLAFLFFLQATSLAALLFWLKAGQGALPSGEAADGVAALLDGGTRLVLILMGVSSVLFVLNFLFLRFLIRQPVRQINAVLQQIASAQGDLSAQLQATSRDEIGELADNCNAALTKLRNMFLDVRQMGVGIAVNAAQLGARVDAATGNARRQEELAQDIFASSNESKAAHDEIADRTQRICTSTSHNLDAARGTAAELAEVADKIHRMGEQVSANLQTVARLDDESQQIQKIIALIRSISAQTSLLALNAAIEAARAGQAGKGFSIVADEVKKLAGQVDKASTEIEEKVGGMLEQIRTSLEQSRAIGHFADQSRAVVSRACAGFEAMVRDFEENDAQLQGISASVEELSAANEEIHAKVGSINQASREVGGLMGAAERAGASLKHTTESLLEVVAGYRTGEGALEDMIARAAAFRDQATRSLEQLLAQGYDLFDTRYQPVPGTNPQKYRTGYDEAFALSLQPLFDQVLNELPGGAFAICVDRNGYAPTHNSRYARPLTGDPQTDLANSRDKRLFKDPTGLRAAQNDKPLLLQTYMRDTGEVLCDLSLPILIGGRPWGSARLGFKPQALGH